The genomic stretch AGCAGAAGGAAAATATATAATATGTAAGGGTTTCAGAATTTATCAATGTCTTAACTATATCGTTTATTGCTATAAAACCTCTCACCTTGTCTATTCCATTAACCATAACATCCTAAAAATTGAAGTAGTGTCTATTTGGTGACACTATGAATAAATCTTAGCAAACATCAATTTTCAATTCTCAATTAAATCATGACTTACGAACCCTTACATCATAAATATAGACCACAAACTTTTGCCCAATTAGCAGGACAAGAGGCGATCTCACAAACCCTCATCAACGCTATAAAAAGTGAAAAAATAGTTCCCGCTTACCTATTTTGTGGCCCTCGTGGTACTGGAAAAACATCAAGTGCCAGAATTTTAGCGAAATCACTTAATTGTTTACAAAGCGATCAACCTACTGATGAACCCTGCGGAGTTTGTGAAGCCTGTAAAAGTATTACTAATGGTTCGGCTTTAGACGTGATTGAAATTGATGCGGCTAGTAACACTGGGGTTGATAATATTCGAGAAATCATCGAAAAAGCTCAATTTGCTCCTGTTCAGTGCCGTTATAAGGTATATGTTATTGATGAGTGTCATATGCTCAGTACGGCGGCTTTTAACGCTCTTTTAAAGACTTTAGAAGAACCTCCCTCACGAGTAATCTTTGTCTTAGCAACCACAGATCCGCAACGGGTATTACCAACAATTATCTCTCGATGTCAAAGATTCGATTATCGTCGTATTCCTTTAGAAGCGATGATTACTCATTTACGAGATATTGCCACGAAGGAAAATATTGATATTACTATTGAAGCATTATCGATCGTCGCTCAATTATCTAACGGGGGAATGCGAGACGCACAAAGTTTACTAGATCAACTTAGTCTATTATCAGAAACCATAACTCCTCAAAAAGTATGGGATTTAGTGGGGGCGGTTTCGGAACAAGATTTATTGGAATTGATACAAGCGATCGCCACTGATAACCCTGAAAATGTGATTACTCAATGTCGTAAACTGCTCGATCGAGGTAGAGAACCTTTAATAGTATTACAAAATTTAGCTAACTTTTACCTTAGCCTTTTAATTAGTAAAACAGCACCCCATAGAAACGACTTGGTAGCCATTACCGCCGATACTTGGTCAAAATTGAAAGAAGAAGGAACAAAATGGCAATTAAGCACTATTTTACAGGGGCAAAAAAAACTTAAAGATAGCGAAGTACAAATTAGAAACACGACTCAACCGAGACTCTGGTTAGAGATTACCTTACTAAATCTTTTACCCTCCGCTAATATTGCTACCGTCACTGTGGAAGCCATCAAAACAAATCTTTCTATTAACTCATCGGGAGCATCCCTTCAAGTTGTCAAAACTCCTTCCGAAAAAACATCTTCAGAAACAAAAATTATTGAAGATAATAGCTCTAAAGAAAACATCGAAAAAATTGATTTAACTTCCTTTGGTGATGTGATGGAAAAAGTTGTTCAAGCAATTAGCAAAATCACTACAAAATCTTTTGTTAGACAAAACTGTAAGATAACAAGTATTGAAGGACAAATGGTCAAAATAGCCGTTGGTAGTAAATTTTTATTAGATGTAGGTAATCGACAAAAAAAAGATATTGAAGAAGGATTTAATAAGGTATTTGGAAAAACTATGTCTATTGTTTTATTTGAAAATAAAGAAATAAAATCAGAAAAAATTGAATCAAAAAATGATGATGAAATAGAAACATCTACCTCTGTTAAATCTGTTAATGTAAACTCTAATTCTATTCCAAAACTTAATAATCCTTCCCCTTCAAAACCAGCAGAAATAGTTGTCTCTAATTTAGGAAACACCAACCAAAATACACTAAATGCAGCGACAAATTTAGCTAAAAGTGTCAATGGTGAAATTGTTTTAA from Geminocystis sp. NIES-3709 encodes the following:
- a CDS encoding DNA polymerase III subunit gamma/tau, translating into MTYEPLHHKYRPQTFAQLAGQEAISQTLINAIKSEKIVPAYLFCGPRGTGKTSSARILAKSLNCLQSDQPTDEPCGVCEACKSITNGSALDVIEIDAASNTGVDNIREIIEKAQFAPVQCRYKVYVIDECHMLSTAAFNALLKTLEEPPSRVIFVLATTDPQRVLPTIISRCQRFDYRRIPLEAMITHLRDIATKENIDITIEALSIVAQLSNGGMRDAQSLLDQLSLLSETITPQKVWDLVGAVSEQDLLELIQAIATDNPENVITQCRKLLDRGREPLIVLQNLANFYLSLLISKTAPHRNDLVAITADTWSKLKEEGTKWQLSTILQGQKKLKDSEVQIRNTTQPRLWLEITLLNLLPSANIATVTVEAIKTNLSINSSGASLQVVKTPSEKTSSETKIIEDNSSKENIEKIDLTSFGDVMEKVVQAISKITTKSFVRQNCKITSIEGQMVKIAVGSKFLLDVGNRQKKDIEEGFNKVFGKTMSIVLFENKEIKSEKIESKNDDEIETSTSVKSVNVNSNSIPKLNNPSPSKPAEIVVSNLGNTNQNTLNAATNLAKSVNGEIVLIEPKSTEIKPEIKLVNRPEINSFDDDDIPF